A section of the Oncorhynchus tshawytscha isolate Ot180627B linkage group LG09, Otsh_v2.0, whole genome shotgun sequence genome encodes:
- the LOC112237005 gene encoding ubiquitin-conjugating enzyme E2 L3: MAASRRLHKELDEIRKSGMKNFRNIQVDETNILTWQGLIVPDNPPYDKGAFRIEIIFPAEYPFKPPKITFKTKIYHPNIDEKGQVCLPVISAENWKPATKTDQVIQSLIALVNDPQPEHPLRADLAEEYSKDRKKFFKNAEEFTKKHGEKRPMD; the protein is encoded by the exons ATGGCGGCGAGCAGGAGGCTGCACAAG gaACTTGATGAAATCCGCAAGTCTGGAATGAAAAATTTCCGTAACATTCAAGTGGATGAAACAAATATTTTGACTTGGCAAGGCCTCATTGTTCCA GACAACCCTCCATACGATAAAGGTGCGTTCAGGATCGAGATAATCTTCCCTGCGGAGTACCCCTTCAAGCCCCCCAAGATCACGTTCAAGACGAAGATCTACCACCCCAACATCGACGAGAAGGGACAGGTGTGTCTGCCTGTGATCAGCGCAGAGAATTGGAAACCAGCCACTAAAACTGACCAAG TGATCCAGTCCCTGATCGCGCTGGTCAACGACCCCCAGCCAGAGCATCCTCTCAGGGCAGACCTAGCAGAGGAATACTCTAAGGACCGTAAAAAATTCTTTAAGAACGCAGAAGAGTTTACAAAGAAACATGGAGAAAAACGACCTATGGACTGA